The following proteins are encoded in a genomic region of Sebastes fasciatus isolate fSebFas1 chromosome 12, fSebFas1.pri, whole genome shotgun sequence:
- the LOC141779519 gene encoding uncharacterized protein LOC141779519: MMTWSDGQAYCRSMYTDLSSIRNQEDIQQILSLVQNDTDSLTSRESSRESSQDGGQDSGQDSGQDSRQDSDQDSRQDSGQDSGENRVEINKKDINDGGGGGTNRNTIEPAMWIGLHRYFWIWSDRTEASFTRWGAFQSDDVFADCGKVDSTASWFRAVCSEKHFFLCQSVQKLSVVRTVKVRLSEGSADLNDPTLQSSILQQLKQRLEEAGIREEMKLRWRTQPDGKVFHREEEEEEKAPPAGQEDETVCEH; the protein is encoded by the exons ATGATGACCTGGTCTGACGGTCAGGCTTACTGCAGGTCCATGTACACCGACCTGAGCAGCATCAGGAATCAGGAGGACATCCAGCAGATCCTCAGTCTGGTGCAGAATGACACTGATTCTCTGACAAGTCGGGAAAGCAGTCGGGAAAGCAGTCAGGACGGCGGTCAGGACAGCGGTCAGGACAGCGGTCAGGACAGCCGTCAGGACAGCGATCAGGACAGCCGTCAGGACAGCGGTCAGGACAGCGGTGAGAACAGGGTTGAGATCAACAAAAAGGACATCAATGATGGCGGGGGTGGTGGCACTAACAGAAACACAATCGAACCCGCCATGTGGATCGGTTTGCACAGATACTTCTGGATTTGGTCCGACAGGACCGAGGCCTCCTTCACGCGGTGGGGGGCTTTTCAGTCTGATGATGTTTTTGCAGACTGTGGGAAGGTAGACTCGACAGCTAGCTGGTTCCGTGCCGTCTGCAGTGAGAAACACTTCTTCCTCTGCCAATCAG TTCAAAAACTGTCAGTGGTGAGGACAGTGAAGGTCCGGCTTAGCGAAGGATCTGCAGACCTGAACGACCCGACGCTGCAGAGCTCCATCCTGCAGCAG CTGAAGCAGAGACTGGAGGAGGCAGGGatcagagaggagatgaagcTGCGATGGAGGACGCAGCCTGATGGGAAGGTTTTCCaccgagaggaggaggaggaggagaaagcgCCTCCTGCTGGCCAGGAGGATGAAACAGTCTGTGAACATTGA